Genomic window (Ostrea edulis chromosome 9, xbOstEdul1.1, whole genome shotgun sequence):
TATACCAGTGTCATTCTCCGTTCCATCGGTCTGCTCTTGTTCTGTTCAACAATAAATCAACACAATTCACAATTAAAACACCTTCGAAAGGTAAGGAAAAATAAATCGCATAATCACTGGCCCTTCCCAACGTTCTGTTTGCTTGTTGTGTGAGAACCCAGTCATAAATGTTGTTACTTGAGAAGGGAATTAAATGGGAGTACAATTGCTCACTACTTCCTTGGAGATACATTATGATTATTGTATAATGGGTGTGAAAACAGTCTGAACTGTCCTTTTAAGAACAACGTGTTGTCACAGGAATGCATCAATTTATAAACACGAAAATGCAAACTGACAAACATTCAAACAAAGCTTGAAGAAGGAACTGGAATTTTGTAAACCTAAATACAGAATTGTTACATGCATGTAGAAgtatattaatttgattgtgggatttattttgaatatatagTTAACAGCTGGGTTGGAGGGCATctgtttaaggaggaataacacaccagggAAAactgatatggatgaaaagtggaaaagtgaaaacatttaaatttactttatttagtcaaaaaatgcagttttagtagagagtaatctggaaaaaaaaacgtCTTAAAATCCCTGCTCGAACCCACGATCTGCAGTCCACACGTTAATCCACAGAGttacccagctaggcaattagatttcaaaggaatatacaaattttgctgatattcatattttcattcatgctacgcaagtcagccattatgacaacgTAGTATACCCCCATAAGATCCAAATATCAAAGCGTTTTTCATTTGGTTCGATGGTACGACAAAGCACGTGATGCCAGGAACGCTAgatatttatacacaaatgcTTTGTTACAATCTTTATATCGTTATAAAACACCTCCCGCATCAATCTATGTGATTAAAGTGCGACCATTCACACTTAAGTGTTGATAACTTGTTCAACATCAAATTAACGTGTGGGTTCCAAGAAATTTCATCTAACATTTAGGCGATAGCTTCTTTAGgagaaatacattgtacatgtattatgcaaTTTATTTCGCAGTATCTATATTTGATTTAAACGAAATAAATGGCAAAATTATATTCATAAACTGTGATGAAAGATACTAACCTCCATCTGTTCCGTAGTCGATGTCCACTGTGTCTATTCCTTCCATTGGTGGTGTTTTAGCCAGTGGATCCCATTCAGGTCCCGTGTAAATACTAAACATTGAACTATACTTTTTCTTGTTTACTTTGTCCAGTTTTCCAAAATCCACTTTGATTTTAGgtggttttcttttcaatttcgaTTCAAATTCTGGAGCTCCATCAACCTCCTCTGGCAGTCCGTAAGCATACCGGTTCATTTTTTCATGCTCCAGAATACGTGACGTCACATATTGAGTATTGAACCTCACCCACGCAGCATCCTCAAAACGTTGCCGCAGCTCCTTTAATTGCCCCTGTTGCCGTTGTTTTGTAATTTCACGTTTCCGCTGGCGGTCGACAACGTCGGATATCTGCATCTTTGCTTTTAATGCTTGACATTCTTGCAATTTTTGAAAGAATCTTTTTTCTCGGGACTGTTTATCTCTTACTAACTTATTGTTATAGACAGAATGCATGTTTTTGTAGACGGGCACCTGTCTCCGAGTTAAAATATATTCGTTACTATTTCTCTGAGGTGCACCAGGACGAACAGTTCGATCTGTTGTCTCGGGACTGTTTTTTCTTGACCTAGCACTTTTTTCTCGAATTTGTATGTCACCAACGTAAACTCTCAGCCAATCGGTTGGACTATTCACAGACGGTCTCCACGTCAATTCGTCCCTTTGGTCCTCCCATTCCTTCGTTGTAGCTCTGTAGATCGACTTGTCCCTTTCCCACTTATACGATTTGGGTCGGGAACTCTCCAATATAACAGCCTCTTTATTATTGAGAATGCCTTTTCTCCCAGGGCTTCGGTAATCCCCCGTATCAGATTGTGAATATCCCGTTTTCCGGTAGTATCGGTTCCTGGGAGTTCGTGCCCTAGGTGTTCTGCTTCGCGGAGTTCTAGGGGTCTGATTCCCTTTCGCTCTGACCGGACCATATCTGGTTTTCTTAGGAAGTCTAAGTCTTGTTATCTGTTGTTCTTTCTGATCTTCGTTCATCAGCACCTCATCAGAAGTTGGCACTGGCGAAAAGAACTGATCGTCTAAGGCTGTGACCATATTACGTTCGTATTTGTTACTTTTCGTTACAGGTCTACTTTTGTCATTGTGCACAGGACTGGTGCTTGTCGGCGACTCTTTGTGTCTATCATCTTCAGGTTTAGTTTTATTAGAATGTGGCTTGTTTATAGTTTCTTTGGGTTTCTCCGTCTGACCCTTTGGCCCCTTATTATAAATCTCGGCATCCTGTTTATGCTCCTTTTTTTCGTTTTCATGTCCCCTGCAAAGATAACAAGATTATTTTGCGAAGCTcataaaatataattgaaaGTTAAAGTTTGAGATAGGTCTTACTTTGCGTAGTTCGGAGCAGCCCCGCCCttcgttttgttttctttgggCTCTGCTGCAAGTATCTTCTTATTTCTATAATAAATTGGCCGAAAATCAAGAAAATACACCTTGTGATACCTACATAAATAGCCTCATTATAACTCCCAAATGTTTATCTAAAGTATACCTATGCACTATGTCGGGTAGTGGGTCAGTATTAATCCGCAGCGGAGGGAAACGAGTATAGTCTGTTGTTGCTCTTCCGTATCGTATTTGATTGAGCGTCATTTTGATTTTACGAAGAAGTACTGATTTCTCCGACGTAAATTCCCCTCATTTTCAAACTGGTATACAATTACTACTATCATTTAACAAGCCTACGTGTTCTTATCAATGTAGAATGCTTCTATTTAAAGACCAGTCACTTATTTTTAcaattacattttaattttatttacaaactacAGTAATTACGACTCCTAACGTTGGAGGACCCCCACCTAGGTCCCAAACAGTAATTATTGACTTAAAAAATTGCCGGAAAGCTGCTGTTTACATTATAGCGGAGATCTCCAAGCAAAATAACAATAGCACCTGTATAACACAGCTATGTTTTTTGTATACCTTTGTTCATTTGGGAAAAAATGTTTAATGAAGTCACACTTTtactattgaatttttttttaaaaaagcgaTCTCcaaatgtatttacaaaaataCAACTCACGCATAGAGAGAAGATATTCTGCACCTTTACCAAAGTAGGTTACGTAATTATAGCAATGTGAATGTTTACCAGACTACGTTAGATACCAGTAAATACGAACCTTTACCAGAGGATGTTACATGTAGGGACCCACCAATTTCAACTTTTATAGTAGTAGTTTTGGTGAATTTGGTCCCTACCAACGTGAATTTTTACCAAATTAAGTTGTATTATGCACAAATGTGTACCTACTATGTGAACTAAAAACAATGTAAGTAAATACTGTAGTCTATAAAATACAGGTAAATCGAGTACCCGTTACTAGGACTTACAAATGGTGAACAAAgtaagttaattttttttttttttttttttttttttatatctttcagcaatattttatcatgttgaaaacaaaattgcGTTGGATAGCAGGCATTGCCTATATAAGCCCATTTCCATACAAAATACATAATCAAGGTCATACAAATAGAGAGATGTTTAATTACAAGTTTGTATGattatagatgaataataataatattagaTTAAAGGTATATAGACCTACTTTTCACTTTGGTCCCTAGTTGACTTCTTCTTTCCTGGAAAATATATTCACAAGTAATAACTACATATAGGTTACCGTGGGAAACAAATATCAGACAGTGTTTCTGACATCAAAAGTGTACAGGTGGTATTTACTtgtatttctctctctctctttcacacacacacagagagagagagagagagagagagagagagagagaattctgGTTGCCACAGTTAAACATTCATTACACAGATTATTGATAAGGGTCTCACCGTTAGTAGGGGATTCAGTCTCGATTCTGTGAGTATAATTATCAACCTGAGGGGAGGCAGGGGTGTCACTGACGTCATCTTTTCTTTTGGGTGGAGCGGATTTTGCTTGTCGGTTAGTTTCTTCCTCAGCTTTAAAAACCACAGAAATTCACTCTCAGGATTTAAAACACAAACAAGGGAACATACACATACAGGTGCGCTCTTGAATTCCAATTTTTGCTTGTGGGAAAGAATACAGACATTGAAgaattcaataaaacaaattatatattcacGATGAACGAAACCTCAGGAAAAAccaattttggtaaatttttACTGCATGTTATCTTATTGATGTTCGACAGACATATATGAATGGATTTAACACAGGATGACAAAAGCGCTGTATTAGTGGGTTAATATACTCGGTTTAAAAGGTCCGAGTAACAATCGGAATCAAATAACTGCATCTAGTAATGCACTGGGCTATCAAATCACCGTGACAAACAATTACCTGGATCTGTTCATGGCAAAATAGAAAGATATCAGTACATCGTAAATAAAATAGTcatacttttctttttcttttttggaTCCGCTAACTGTCTCCCATCACGATCGTCTGTCTTTTTAGTTCTCGTCTGCTCAGGAAAATCAGAGTGCACGAGATGACCATTTTGTTTAGTTGGAGGTAGTTTAACAGGGTCGGATTTCTTCTGAGTTTCTGGTGTTGCGATTTCAGCAATCCTGAAaagatgaaatacatgtatatatatacaataatttaGGATATGAATTATTAGGTTATATGTAGAACAAGAAACCTACGTTACGGCTCTCTCTATTCTGATTCTTCTGTTAGAAACAACCATGTTTAATTCTTTAGCGTTGTTAGAAGCGGACATTTTCTCTCACGAGCACAGTAGCTCAATATCATACAGAAGTAACGCATACTGGCTTTTCATATTACGGGGATTTGATTGTTCATTTGAAAAAGCGGTGTCGAATTCTAAATACTAAATCGAACACACATTCATCCGAATCACGGGATGGAACAAATCAACTTGAATCGTACAAATGGTTTGGAGCGGACGCATCACATTTCATGTTTATTCAGATGGAATTTAAAATATTGCTGCATTAACATAtaagagagatagagagatatTGCGTCCCCGCCGCCCCGCCCCCCACATAGTACTGCGACTGAAATTGAAAATTCACATATCGGTATTTGATCATCTAGTCTTTTGAGGCTTGATTTATTACTCATCCTTTTGATTTTCGAGAGAAGTATTAAAATGTTTACTTGGCTAAAGTCTATTTGTTAAGCCCCCGTAAACCATTTAATACAGATTATTTGTTTCACTGAAATGTGCTGTGTATTTTAAATAGGTatatgttttgaaaaaataaaatctaaaacGCAATAAGCATGTATACACATGCAGATTCGTTATTATACTTTAAAGAGTcgttgaaagaaaatatttcataaatgaaaacaaatcttaTGATGACATTTACAACATCCACCAACACAACTGCCGGGGCAGacaggggggtgggggtgggtttataccccccccctGCAATACTAATATCGCATAACAGTTACCCTGAAGATGCTTAATATGAAAAACCGAACCATTATACTTGTTTGTATCTTCTCTTCAACTATCCACCGCGTGCACTTctccacccaccccccccctttttttaaaaatcatacttACTCATTTTTGTTActatttttggaaatatttccCAATCTGGGCGTAGAGTGGTTACTAACACGCGAGTCGGCCAATCTGCCGTTTGTTTTAAAGGAAGACGCTCGTGACGTCAGGCGCGGTTGCGGACTAGGCGTAAACATTTCGTTGGTGGAGTATACTACTTTCCTCTTTCATATTGTAATCCAAAAGTCATCACTAATCGTAAACACGCTCCAATTCCTTGGTATTATCATTTTCAGCTATCCTAAATCCAAGACATTTtaaatccaaaatatttcaaatttaagatgTTTTTAAATCCAAGAATTTCAAATTACACAGACAACGCTACTATAGTCTCGCCATAACTTTCAAAGaatgttttttttctaattagttGTCATGTTGACCTCCTTGTCCAGGGTATGTGTTctatatatgttacactgttaCCATACTGGAAACAATTTTACATACGTCATAATCGAACTACCCTCCCTGATTTCTACTATATCCGAGCTATTAATCTCCTCAAAAGTCTTTAATCTTTGTTCAGAATTACTGGGCCATGATATAAATACATTGTTAGTAGATGCGTTGTACACATATTCTTTGGAAAGTTTACTTTTAATTTCTGTTCCTGTAGATATCTTTacgttgaaaaacaaaacacagcGATCAAATCACGAAACCCCTATCATTGCAATGATCAGATTTTTCTACGAAGTTTGCCTTACAAATTCGAATCCACGCTCTTACCCAACATATTTGATAGTTCACaagattattttatttttgtttgtatgttcaagaatttttcattcatgtaaAAACGTCTAaatttatctacatgtagaGTGACATTATCAATTTGTAAACATTTGATCTCATAAATATTAAATtcttgtatttctttttaaactttttttttttcaatgatagAAAGACATATAAAAACACACCATGAAATGTATCGGTAAAGGTCAAGAATTCGGGGTCAGTaacagctatatatatatatatatatatatatatatatatatacattgcacATGCACATTAAAACCGTGGAGCAGAGCCATTTAGTCGACCTATGAATTTAAATTGCACTGCAATGGACATTAATGAATCAAATCCGCTACTCAAACAGTTCATTTTTAAATCTGGataaagaattgaaatataACTAACAATTACCTTTGCACATGAGATCGAGGACCATACATCCTATGAGGTTTAAAAATCTCTTCCTAATTGGATTTTTTAATCATACATCATTGATTTGTCATTCTTATCAAACATTTACAATTCTAGTTCATTTTTGATAGGTGTATATTTTAAATGAGAGTTAACTTTTAATGCCTTAGTGGGGGTGCCACGGATTTGTCCATACAAGTTAGACAGGTGTGGGAACGAGAGATCCAAAATGAATGGAGTGTTAAAAACAGGTTTTGTTCATCGTTTTCAGTAAGGCTatgaaaatttcacaaataCCCTTTGAAATTATTCAACAATTAAAAGAGCGagagatatatgtatatagggATACAATAGATGgattctgaagaaaaaaaccccagaCACCTGATGACGATTTATGTATATTCATTAGTAGAGGCTATTTTGGAAGCCATTGTTATaataaaccaaaatacaatactTGTACATAAACACCAGTTGCAATATTCAAGTTTTGAACTCTATGCTAATAATTATAAACACTTAACGGAAATATCTCCCGGCTAACTGAAAGTTGATAACTTTTACAATTCATCTACACATTGTGTTATAAACATGGTAAAAGATCAATGACCGAGACTTTACAAAGTGCCTTAATGTTTACAAGAATTCTGCAACATCTTGACAGATATGTCCTCCGTTTACTTTCGTTGTAACACGGATTTTCTTTGCATGGCATTCACTAGTCTAATGATTTTGGTTCCACCAGAACTTCGGCTTGAAATGCATGTAAGGATTTGGACGCATACGGATGCATCTGCCGAAATGTCTCAAACGCCTTCGATTGTTGAACGATTCGGAGCGTGACCAAGGAAATGTTTAAGATATTGTTTTCTCAAAGGAACTCTACAATGTCTTAAGCAACATGACATTTGGCATTGTCTTACTTTCACATGCTGCTGCAAAATAGAACAACGGCACATTGTAAAATCGTTTCAATTTAACGTTGAACGATTAAAATTTTCTCAATCCCAACAAGACGAGTCTTTCATCTGTTGCAGATAACAGTATACATTAACGGTGGCGCCTCCGAACCGATCACATACAACGACACGTTGTGTAACGTTCTCCTCCAAACCGATCAGATACAACGACGCATTGGTTTGTGCAGCGTTCTCCTCCGAACCGATCACATACAACGACGCATTGGTTTGTGCAGCGTTCTCCTCGACGTCAAGAAACTCCGAGCGGTGTAAGGTGTAACACGATTCGTCcaaaaatataaaacaggtcGTCAACGCAGCAAACAAAATAAGCTAAGGCGACCTTTATTTGTAGGTACTCAAGCTTATTTATGGTAGCCTAACTGCAATTCGGCGAAGCTTTCGAAATTGGCTTAGACATTAGAGCACTGTATGTTgacaggtttttttttggggggggggggtaatatacagaaaatgcattttgttttacgtcccattcgagaaATTTTCAACTATGTAAAGACCTCAGAGAACACGTGAAAATAGATTCACAGTGATTATTGTGGCAGATGGATGTGTAAATATTAAAGTTATGGGGAGGGGGGACGACTTGTCTATTACGTCAATTCGAGTTGAAACACAAACCGTCCCAATTCCGGCATTTACACGATTTCTAGGAGTGGATGTAGGCggtgcctgtccacttctccaAAGAGAATAGCGGGAAATGATGCTCTTGCAATTTTGTATTAAGAAGTTCCTACTAAAAGCATTTGAAAAGCACGtttttgtgtgattttctgGAAGCCTCAACATCAACCTGGGACCCAATCTTATTTTACTGTCGGAAATATTTCTGTACACTAAACGGATACACCAAcagtttaaaatcataaaactaCTTTTTGACGTGATTTAATTACGAGCAAGGATCGTAGTTTCGGGTAACTCGAAGAAAGTCATTCAACTGTAAAACTATATCaaaattacattgtataattTGTCTTTAAAATGAGGGTGTCGCGTTTCTTTGCGTGTTTATGTATATGTTAGAGTGAGATATTGATACGGTAATGGTTTGTAAACACTATCTAAAGTATCATTTATCTTGACTTCAGTAACATTCCTTTCCgtcatcattttaaaatattcatgtaCATTACATACACTATTCGGGTTGTGCTAATTCATTTTCATAGGAAACcttattcataattttgataattactGGGCAAATTCATTACTTGTACTTAATTTTATCATACGCATATCCCTGGGAACGGATCCAAATGTTTCATATAGCGCCTATCCCGGGAAGCGGATCCTAATGTTTCTTACAGTTCCTATTCCTGGGGAGCGGATCATAATTTTTCCACAGTACCTATTCCTGGGGAGCGGATCATAATTTTCCCACAGTACCTATTCCTGAGGAGCGGATCACAAATTCGTGCAAGGGATATACAACcaagaaaaaatattggaaCAATGCAAAGATTTTATCTAAAAAATCGAATAAATTGGGACACGCAGACTTGTAATGGCAGTGGTTGGTTTTTCTACCTAAGTTTCCTACATATAGaagaaaaatgttgataaatTAATCATATCTCCGtcaccatgtacatgtagcggTTGTTCAATTCTGTTAGCAATGTAAGGAACTTTGACTTACAAACTTTGTAATATAGGAATCTTGTCTTACCTCGGTACTGTCAACGAGGGGAGGGATACGGATGCCATTTTATCATTGTAAATCCAATAAAACCGAGAAAGATGTCTAGCTGTTCATTTCCCAGGCTTGTAGCTAGGGAGAATTAAAGTGGAAACCAAGGCTTGTCCGCTAATCCCCTGTCTGTCGAATTCGATGGAATCATAAAGTGGACAGTACATTTATTAAACAGCAAGGGTATTTATTTTAACTCTTAATTTTCCAAAAGAATTTAGAATAAGATATATCAATATTCTGTAGAACATAAAAGTACTTAAATACACTAGCCTAACTTAATCCATGTGTAAAGAAGTGAATTTTCTGCTAAATCTTGCCTGTATCTAGGTATGTTAATTTGGTTAACTGTTAAAGGTAGGGAATTTAAAGCTATAATTTACCCGTCGATTTCTATGGCATAGCTAGCTATCTAATCATCTGTAACACATTCACAGTTTTAAACTTCCTTACTAACTGTGTTTTTATACaaggtttgtttgtttacttcGGTTGCTGTACTATGGAAGTGCAAGTCAATGTGTATCTTGAaatgattttcatgaaaagctTAAACTCTGAAACACTGTTTAAACATTTTCCAAAGCAGGAGGTGTGCGTTGTGAGCAATGTTTCTATTCTTCTTCAATAAATCATTCCTATAAAGATGATAAAATTTTCAACGTATGAAAAACGTTTTTGGTAATTGTGTTTCTCCTGTTTTAGATAACTGTAGCAAAGTGTAGAGGATTTCGAAATTTTCAATACATTGAAAAGGTACAAAATCACACTATTCGTTATCATGTTGGTGCTCATAGATTTACTCCATTGCCGGGGTTACGGAGTGAATTCGGATGAAAACTTTCACACCTCTTAAGGCGGTATACTACATCGTCATATGATGGCTGACTTCCTATTAAAACATTGATGAaaatagatatcagcaatatttgtatattcctttaAAATTTGACAGCCTAGCTGAGTAACTCAACAGGTTAGCGTGTCGATTGcggaactgtagatcgcgggttcgagtccatgAGGGGTTTTaatcccccacccccacccccccgattactttctactaaaactgcattttgcctttaaaaagtttaaagttttcaatttcaaaatttatccacatcaaatttcccTGGTGTAGTATTCGTccttaaaaataaatcaagaaaATAAGCACGGAATTGATTGTTTAgatatatgattgaataattcaagAGATCGAAGCCACCATCCTACTCGAAATTGATTAGAGaagcgaccccccccccccaaaaaaaaacaaaccacgCACATAAATACAAGAAGCAGTCGTATCAATTTGGAAATTCCTAATTCACTTTAGGTCCGATGTTTGGAAAAATCAAATGGCATATTCACCTCAAAAACATTtgaaggtgaatataacattttcatttttttctagtttgttggatctcagccaatcagaaagctCGG
Coding sequences:
- the LOC125658990 gene encoding eukaryotic translation initiation factor 5B-like isoform X1, with amino-acid sequence MQLEHSSQSQYHSRSLSTTPVSNFINTPTKSNRHVRFSDSDSKSARTSATSIRRYLDNYSHKSSFPRSNGYSTPTKSYAVSVSQNSDKNLEIYNFEPAKNDDSISKRSDPSAIKSGSPLYKVHSSSFTHDSGVSMAKRSDPSVSKSEKTTPRYKFHSSSHTPDSAFLLGSSKEGSTPQTPKTRNANFSFAAKSNIVADEGGTLVNASKKSNAENGSLETLIKNTPPKAEVTYTQKETKETTHAQKETKEVISFQQGSPRTSPKSQSVVHQKREQPNKRIAEIATPETQKKSDPVKLPPTKQNGHLVHSDFPEQTRTKKTDDRDGRQLADPKKKKKTEEETNRQAKSAPPKRKDDVSDTPASPQVDNYTHRIETESPTNGKKKSTRDQSEKNKKILAAEPKENKTKGGAAPNYAKGHENEKKEHKQDAEIYNKGPKGQTEKPKETINKPHSNKTKPEDDRHKESPTSTSPVHNDKSRPVTKSNKYERNMVTALDDQFFSPVPTSDEVLMNEDQKEQQITRLRLPKKTRYGPVRAKGNQTPRTPRSRTPRARTPRNRYYRKTGYSQSDTGDYRSPGRKGILNNKEAVILESSRPKSYKWERDKSIYRATTKEWEDQRDELTWRPSVNSPTDWLRVYVGDIQIREKSARSRKNSPETTDRTVRPGAPQRNSNEYILTRRQVPVYKNMHSVYNNKLVRDKQSREKRFFQKLQECQALKAKMQISDVVDRQRKREITKQRQQGQLKELRQRFEDAAWVRFNTQYVTSRILEHEKMNRYAYGLPEEVDGAPEFESKLKRKPPKIKVDFGKLDKVNKKKYSSMFSIYTGPEWDPLAKTPPMEGIDTVDIDYGTDGEQEQTDGTENDTGDRKVKTRRVKDVIREAEKEMEDLKAKDTKTGVTPRASESGANKTAGDLDLDSDDDDDDMSDIFERARKKYNLEVDDETMSRSRR
- the LOC125658990 gene encoding enolase-phosphatase E1-like isoform X2 — translated: MQLEHSSQSQYHSRSLSTTPVSNFINTPTKSNRHVRFSDSDSKSARTSATSIRRYLDNYSHKSSFPRSNGYSTPTKSYAVSVSQNSDKNLEIYNFEPAKNDDSISKRSDPSAIKSGSPLYKVHSSSFTHDSGVSMAKRSDPSVSKSEKTTPRYKFHSSSHTPDSAFLLGSSKEGSTPQTPKTRNANFSFAAKSNIVADEGGTLVNASKKSNAENGSLETLIKNTPPKAEVTYTQKETKETTHAQKETKEVISFQQGSPRTSPKSQSVVHQKREQPNKRIAEIATPETQKKSDPVKLPPTKQNGHLVHSDFPEQTRTKKTDDRDGRQLADPKKKKKTEEETNRQAKSAPPKRKDDVSDTPASPQVDNYTHRIETESPTNGKKKSTRDQSEKNKKILAAEPKENKTKGGAAPNYAKGHENEKKEHKQDAEIYNKGPKGQTEKPKETINKPHSNKTKPEDDRHKESPTSTSPVHNDKSRPVTKSNKYERNMVTALDDQFFSPVPTSDEVLMNEDQKEQQITRLRLPKKTRYGPVRAKGNQTPRTPRSRTPRARTPRNRYYRKTGYSQSDTGDYRSPGRKGILNNKEAVILESSRPKSYKWERDKSIYRATTKEWEDQRDELTWRPSVNSPTDWLRVYVGDIQIREKSARSRKNSPETTDRTVRPGAPQRNSNEYILTRRQVPVYKNMHSVYNNKLVRDKQSREKRFFQKLQECQALKAKMQISDVVDRQRKREITKQRQQGQLKELRQRFEDAAWVRFNTQYVTSRILEHEKMNRYAYGLPEEVDGAPEFESKLKRKPPKIKVDFGKLDKVNKKKYSSMFSIYTGPEWDPLAKTPPMEGIDTVDIDYGTDGGDRKVKTRRVKDVIREAEKEMEDLKAKDTKTGVTPRASESGANKTAGDLDLDSDDDDDDMSDIFERARKKYNLEVDDETMSRSRR